The Achromobacter pestifer genome includes a region encoding these proteins:
- a CDS encoding DUF4123 domain-containing protein gives MLDYQAFSAYAFGLIQDERTAGVPACIQADALVPPALRKMPGLMPRLVDLSVMPTADKAQALASLNQALLDGEDLWLGLLLQSDQPADAVAAHLRSRMIVDIAGQGPCFFRFFDPRVLVQLPWMLDPAQLAWLCGPVQRFVFHLDGEWRAVARPDAEAVVRPRLSAEQSFALTQVQALNEVLTGLETLEPQGRVALGQAVMGHFRTARDLGLDSAEERKAFARHALEIHPAFHRHERVRACLAAMRPEDDYPYLAAVQDLSDEDWSSVRADMERTGEPDGR, from the coding sequence ATGCCTTTGGCCTCATCCAGGACGAGCGGACGGCCGGCGTGCCGGCCTGCATCCAGGCCGACGCCCTGGTGCCGCCGGCACTGCGGAAAATGCCGGGGCTCATGCCCCGGTTGGTGGATCTGTCTGTCATGCCAACGGCGGACAAGGCGCAGGCGCTGGCCAGCCTGAACCAGGCCTTGCTCGATGGCGAGGATCTCTGGCTGGGGCTGCTGCTCCAGTCCGATCAGCCTGCCGATGCCGTGGCCGCGCATCTGCGGTCGCGCATGATCGTCGACATCGCCGGCCAGGGGCCGTGCTTCTTCCGTTTTTTCGACCCGCGCGTGCTGGTCCAGCTGCCGTGGATGCTGGACCCGGCGCAGCTGGCCTGGCTTTGCGGGCCGGTGCAGCGTTTCGTGTTCCACCTGGATGGCGAATGGCGCGCCGTGGCGCGTCCCGACGCCGAGGCGGTGGTGCGCCCGCGGCTGAGCGCGGAGCAATCCTTCGCGCTGACTCAGGTGCAGGCTTTGAATGAAGTGCTGACCGGCCTTGAGACGTTGGAGCCCCAGGGGCGCGTCGCCCTGGGCCAAGCCGTGATGGGGCATTTCCGCACCGCCCGCGACCTGGGCCTGGACTCGGCGGAGGAACGCAAGGCGTTCGCGCGCCACGCCCTGGAGATACACCCCGCCTTCCATCGGCATGAGCGAGTCCGCGCCTGCCTGGCGGCAATGCGGCCCGAAGATGATTACCCCTACCTTGCTGCGGTCCAGGACCTGTCGGATGAGGACTGGTCCAGCGTGCGCGCGGATATGGAACGAACTGGAGAGCCCGATGGCCGATGA
- a CDS encoding DUF4064 domain-containing protein, with protein sequence MADDAKNCGKKRSSLDCGEDCPFHRIGLPIMPLRYAVLKNDGAFPVLDGDLNMPQLAERPLGDSARYGVRLLRPGYLYVYDEARSELKGYYVNENATLYNFDLDKPVQDCDRTFTCTMDHEAKASLLTIPNAKKATFVWLAFSDVQWTKDVCKAHKGKKGADMRERHMFKFDVQAWLSGGKHANAKNIKTLKDTAADYQVHRKRDLDQHQKQQLLGWSTVGYYDVKGWMGEMIENAAEAFLPGKGLMLALPDSTGILQDIARLMRIRFDEFVSNKEDLRPLTVSKSIESLSEIIMQSAESEFLEQRGRDATNHTVYGTTTPSMGAGPGGAGAGGLAVGQMLADWLMPENKKQRMAEAEDYRHPTEAERGKVRWEAWSKYFDNYDENARRAWQKGFDERLAQFDAATIVPLAKAHVAWITCQKTLDSFECNYDSNNADSGAVYQTVLALCIDGTQDKRICFKQYADWLQGEPDDTRNLLLRAMFHNQDFVVKKVVEAHEAALDWKAIPWGNLHEAYKTGLKVLSEGQMDKTARLLEQVMGPVVHVLRLGVDSGIARKLAMYVGLLARQNVAIVEVEGGKKAFRAALIREVLRQHGSQVSMRQMEQAVADELRRLEVRGEQLEGTDKKRWFMLVDRDAAANVSTDLRAADRARALAQATMTVEEYEARELSRWRTAINTDVRVGVVGCLFQTVAVYKLWSDLESAMPHERSDASWKFVVGIASAGGSVADVLGVALKSRQAAGMRLGIGVGLETTGSLLVRWGGRIGVVTGVIMAVFDFKSATDQFAIEKNGLMGGLYLASGILSLVVIGAFALSATVVGLIAAVLLIIVAILIEKFKGNKIDEWLKRCLWGKLQGQAGADYYYGVQQEMNSLRVALGGS encoded by the coding sequence ATGGCCGATGATGCAAAGAACTGCGGGAAGAAGCGCTCGTCGCTGGATTGCGGCGAGGATTGCCCGTTTCACCGGATCGGCCTGCCCATCATGCCGCTGCGCTACGCGGTGCTGAAGAACGACGGCGCTTTTCCGGTGCTGGACGGCGACCTGAACATGCCGCAGCTGGCAGAGCGGCCCCTGGGCGACAGCGCGCGCTATGGCGTGCGCCTGCTGCGTCCGGGATATCTGTATGTTTATGACGAAGCGCGCTCGGAGCTGAAGGGCTACTACGTCAACGAAAACGCCACCCTGTACAACTTTGATCTCGACAAGCCGGTGCAGGACTGCGACCGGACCTTCACTTGCACGATGGACCACGAAGCCAAGGCTTCGCTGCTGACCATTCCGAACGCAAAAAAAGCGACATTCGTCTGGTTGGCGTTTTCGGACGTGCAGTGGACCAAGGATGTGTGCAAGGCGCACAAGGGCAAGAAGGGCGCCGACATGCGCGAGCGGCACATGTTCAAGTTCGATGTGCAGGCCTGGCTCAGCGGCGGCAAGCACGCCAATGCCAAGAACATCAAGACCCTGAAGGATACGGCCGCGGACTACCAGGTGCATCGCAAGCGCGACCTGGATCAACATCAGAAGCAGCAGCTGCTGGGTTGGAGTACCGTCGGCTATTACGACGTGAAGGGCTGGATGGGGGAAATGATCGAGAACGCTGCAGAGGCGTTCCTGCCCGGCAAGGGCCTGATGCTGGCGCTGCCGGACAGCACCGGAATCCTGCAGGATATCGCGCGGCTGATGCGCATACGTTTTGATGAATTCGTGTCGAACAAGGAGGACCTGCGTCCCCTGACCGTGTCGAAGTCCATCGAGTCGCTCAGCGAAATCATCATGCAGTCGGCCGAGAGCGAGTTCCTGGAGCAAAGAGGCCGGGATGCCACCAACCATACGGTCTATGGGACCACGACCCCGAGTATGGGAGCCGGCCCGGGAGGGGCGGGGGCCGGAGGGCTGGCGGTGGGCCAGATGCTGGCGGACTGGCTGATGCCGGAAAACAAGAAGCAGCGCATGGCGGAGGCGGAAGACTATCGCCATCCGACCGAGGCCGAGCGCGGCAAGGTTCGTTGGGAAGCCTGGTCGAAGTACTTCGACAATTATGACGAGAACGCGCGCAGGGCGTGGCAGAAAGGATTCGACGAGCGCCTGGCGCAATTCGACGCCGCGACCATCGTGCCCCTGGCGAAGGCGCACGTGGCGTGGATTACCTGCCAGAAAACGCTCGATTCGTTTGAGTGCAACTACGACTCCAACAACGCGGATAGCGGTGCGGTTTACCAGACGGTTCTTGCGTTGTGCATCGACGGAACCCAGGACAAGCGCATTTGCTTCAAACAGTATGCGGACTGGCTACAGGGGGAACCGGACGACACGCGCAACCTGTTGCTGCGCGCCATGTTCCACAACCAGGATTTCGTGGTCAAGAAGGTGGTCGAGGCGCACGAAGCGGCGCTCGACTGGAAGGCCATCCCCTGGGGCAATCTGCATGAGGCCTACAAGACCGGGCTCAAGGTGCTGAGCGAAGGGCAGATGGACAAGACCGCGCGCCTGCTGGAGCAGGTCATGGGGCCGGTTGTGCATGTGCTCAGGCTGGGCGTGGATAGCGGCATCGCGCGCAAGCTGGCGATGTACGTGGGCCTGCTGGCGCGGCAGAACGTGGCGATCGTGGAAGTCGAGGGCGGCAAGAAGGCTTTCCGCGCCGCGCTGATCCGCGAGGTCCTGCGCCAGCATGGCAGCCAGGTGAGCATGCGCCAGATGGAGCAGGCGGTGGCGGACGAGCTGCGGCGGTTGGAGGTGCGCGGCGAACAGCTGGAGGGCACGGACAAGAAGCGCTGGTTCATGCTGGTGGACAGGGACGCTGCCGCCAATGTGTCAACGGACCTGCGGGCCGCCGATAGGGCCAGGGCCTTGGCCCAGGCCACCATGACGGTCGAGGAATACGAAGCCCGGGAACTGTCGCGCTGGCGCACCGCGATCAACACGGACGTCCGTGTCGGCGTCGTCGGCTGCCTGTTCCAGACTGTGGCGGTGTACAAGCTCTGGAGCGACCTGGAATCGGCCATGCCTCACGAACGCAGCGACGCGAGCTGGAAGTTCGTGGTCGGCATCGCATCGGCGGGCGGCTCGGTGGCAGACGTGCTGGGCGTGGCGCTCAAGAGCCGGCAGGCCGCCGGCATGCGGCTGGGGATTGGGGTGGGGCTTGAAACCACCGGTTCTCTGTTGGTGCGATGGGGCGGCCGCATAGGCGTCGTCACAGGCGTCATCATGGCCGTGTTCGATTTCAAATCCGCCACGGACCAATTCGCGATTGAGAAGAACGGCTTGATGGGCGGACTTTACCTTGCGTCGGGTATCCTCAGCCTGGTTGTCATCGGCGCGTTCGCCCTGTCAGCCACGGTCGTGGGCCTGATCGCGGCGGTGCTCCTGATCATCGTCGCGATACTGATAGAGAAGTTCAAGGGCAACAAGATCGATGAATGGCTGAAGCGCTGCCTGTGGGGGAAACTGCAGGGACAGGCCGGGGCCGATTACTACTATGGAGTGCAGCAAGAAATGAACAGCCTGCGCGTGGCCTTGGGAGGGTCGTGA
- a CDS encoding DUF6708 domain-containing protein — protein sequence MSRFPNDRPLSEFDREHRLLQKKRLDVPLLAQLCVVKMNSNSLLSVDRWYGWRGFIALIGGIGVAFGVGGILMLAWILVVGDLPNENGLWEAIFIGMAMFAMLGLAGVWVACKEMFRWTYYPIALDRKHRLVHVFRLNGTVLTAPWDKIYFTLGRGKGTFGWFNWDIRGLILAEDGVTVKETFAFCIATSRVENAYSHWEFLRRYMEEGPQAVLDAVLYCMPVDGKRESFAFSKERIFANDAQSPGLMYLVMAPFNYLHAIMRWAVMQTSKIPAFPPEIEATLQPEPGDKYVRDASMNPEDLR from the coding sequence ATGTCCAGGTTCCCTAACGATCGTCCGCTTTCGGAGTTCGACCGCGAGCATCGCTTGCTGCAAAAGAAGCGTCTCGATGTGCCGCTGCTGGCGCAGCTCTGCGTCGTGAAGATGAATTCCAACAGCCTGCTGTCGGTGGACCGCTGGTATGGCTGGCGAGGCTTTATTGCACTGATCGGCGGCATAGGCGTTGCCTTTGGTGTGGGTGGCATCCTGATGCTGGCCTGGATTCTGGTAGTGGGCGATCTGCCCAATGAGAACGGTCTCTGGGAAGCGATCTTCATCGGAATGGCGATGTTCGCCATGCTGGGCTTGGCTGGCGTCTGGGTTGCGTGCAAGGAGATGTTCCGCTGGACCTACTATCCCATCGCGCTGGACCGCAAGCACCGGCTGGTGCACGTGTTCCGCCTGAATGGGACCGTCTTGACGGCGCCCTGGGACAAGATCTACTTCACGCTGGGCCGGGGCAAGGGGACGTTCGGCTGGTTCAACTGGGATATCCGCGGCCTGATCCTGGCCGAGGACGGCGTCACCGTGAAGGAGACTTTCGCGTTCTGCATCGCCACCAGCCGCGTCGAAAATGCCTATTCCCACTGGGAGTTCCTACGCCGGTACATGGAAGAGGGGCCCCAGGCGGTGCTGGATGCGGTCCTGTACTGCATGCCCGTCGACGGCAAGCGCGAGAGTTTCGCCTTCAGCAAGGAGCGTATCTTCGCCAATGACGCGCAGAGCCCTGGCCTCATGTATTTGGTCATGGCGCCCTTCAACTACCTGCATGCCATCATGCGCTGGGCAGTGATGCAGACCAGCAAGATCCCGGCGTTTCCGCCCGAAATCGAGGCCACGTTGCAGCCGGAGCCGGGCGACAAGTACGTGCGTGACGCCTCGATGAATCCCGAAGACTTGCGCTAG
- a CDS encoding glutathione S-transferase N-terminal domain-containing protein has protein sequence MTDLSAFPITKKWPARHPDRIQLYSLPTPNGVKVSILLEETGLPYEAHRVSFDARDQFSPEFLSLSPNNKIPAIVDPNGPEGKPLGLFESGAILIYLASKAGKFLPADTAGRYETLQWVMFQMGGIGPMFGQLGFFHKFAGKNYEDKRPRDRYVDESKRLLAVLDQRLEGRDWVMGDEYTIADIAILPWVRNLVGFYEAGELVEFSRFKNVARVLEAFVARPAVARGLTIPG, from the coding sequence ATGACCGATCTCAGCGCCTTCCCCATCACCAAGAAGTGGCCCGCCCGGCACCCCGACCGCATCCAGCTGTATTCGCTGCCCACGCCGAACGGCGTGAAGGTGTCGATCCTGCTGGAGGAAACCGGGCTGCCCTACGAGGCGCACCGTGTCAGCTTTGACGCCCGGGACCAGTTTTCCCCCGAATTCCTGTCGCTCAGCCCGAACAACAAGATTCCGGCCATCGTCGACCCCAACGGTCCCGAGGGCAAGCCGCTGGGCCTGTTCGAGTCCGGCGCCATCCTGATCTATCTGGCCAGCAAGGCGGGCAAGTTCCTGCCGGCGGACACGGCGGGGCGCTACGAGACGCTGCAGTGGGTCATGTTCCAGATGGGCGGCATCGGCCCGATGTTCGGCCAGTTGGGCTTCTTCCACAAGTTCGCGGGCAAGAACTACGAGGACAAGCGCCCGCGCGACCGCTACGTGGACGAATCCAAGCGCCTGCTGGCCGTGCTGGACCAGCGTCTGGAGGGGCGCGACTGGGTCATGGGCGATGAATACACCATCGCCGACATCGCCATCCTGCCCTGGGTGCGCAACCTGGTGGGCTTTTACGAGGCGGGCGAGCTGGTGGAGTTCTCGCGGTTCAAGAACGTCGCCCGGGTGCTGGAGGCCTTCGTGGCGCGTCCAGCGGTGGCCAGGGGCCTGACGATCCCCGGGTAA
- a CDS encoding LysR family transcriptional regulator — MELRQLRYFVRVVEAGSIGRAAQSIGMVTSALSQQISRLEGELSTRLLRRSASGVEPTDAGLAFFRQAQLALRHADDAVQAAQQARLAGHVSVGLPSTTAAILGAPFVQAMNERYPDIRLHLVEALSGHLSDMLNGRMLDLAIVFQAESARRWSVMPLLDEPLFLLARPGMPGLPAGDTTRIEAIAHLPLVLPSGRHGLRALVNNAYQQSGRTPLVAVEVDGLPVLMDVVQLGHVATIQPSSAMARIAPGQLHMARIDDAHLYRRNLLASLSEDELSPAALAARLVLADVSRTLAREGKWPVVALHDS; from the coding sequence ATGGAACTGCGCCAACTGCGTTACTTCGTCCGCGTCGTGGAGGCGGGCAGCATCGGCCGCGCCGCGCAGTCCATCGGCATGGTGACGTCCGCGCTCAGCCAGCAGATCAGCCGGCTGGAGGGCGAGTTGTCCACGCGGCTGCTGCGGCGCAGCGCCAGCGGCGTGGAGCCTACCGATGCGGGCCTGGCCTTCTTCCGCCAGGCGCAACTGGCGCTGCGCCACGCTGACGATGCGGTGCAAGCGGCGCAGCAGGCCAGGCTGGCGGGCCACGTCAGCGTGGGCCTGCCTTCCACCACCGCCGCCATTCTGGGCGCGCCTTTCGTGCAGGCCATGAACGAGCGCTATCCCGACATCCGCCTGCATCTGGTGGAGGCGCTGTCGGGGCATCTGAGCGATATGCTCAACGGCCGCATGCTGGACCTGGCCATCGTGTTCCAGGCCGAATCCGCGCGCCGCTGGAGCGTGATGCCCCTGCTGGACGAGCCGCTGTTCCTGCTGGCGCGGCCCGGCATGCCGGGGCTGCCGGCAGGCGACACCACGCGCATCGAGGCCATCGCGCATTTGCCGCTGGTCCTGCCCAGCGGACGCCACGGACTGCGGGCGCTGGTCAACAACGCGTACCAGCAGTCTGGCCGCACGCCGCTGGTGGCGGTGGAGGTGGACGGCCTGCCGGTGTTGATGGACGTGGTGCAGCTGGGCCACGTGGCCACCATCCAGCCCAGTTCCGCCATGGCGCGGATCGCACCGGGCCAGTTGCACATGGCGCGCATCGACGACGCGCATTTGTACCGCCGCAATCTGCTGGCCAGCCTGTCCGAGGACGAGCTGTCGCCCGCAGCCCTGGCCGCCCGCCTGGTGCTGGCGGACGTTTCGCGCACCCTGGCGCGCGAGGGCAAATGGCCGGTGGTGGCCCTTCACGATTCATGA
- the tcuA gene encoding FAD-dependent tricarballylate dehydrogenase TcuA — protein sequence MVDVLVVGGGNAALCAALMAREAGASVLLLEAAPREWRGGNSQHTRNLRCMHDAPQDVLVEAYPEEEYWQDLLKVTGGLTNEHLARLVIRESSTCRDWMRRHGVNFQPPLSGALHVARTNAFFMGGGKALVNAYYRSAEALGVQIRYDAPVDSLELDGGRFVAARIGDERIEARACVLAAGGFESNREWLREAWGQNERGEWPADNFLIRGTRYNMGVLLKFMLDAGADSIGDPSQSHCVAIDARAPLYDGGICTRIDCVSLGVVVNREARRFYDEGEDFWPKRYAIWGRLTAMQPGQIAYSIIDAKAVGRFMPPVFPGVQADTLPELAVKLGLDSAIFEQTLNDYNAACRVGKFDHTALDDCHTENLAPAKTHWARPIDSAPFYGYALRPGITFTYLGLKVDDTAAVRFNDVPSDNLFVAGEMMAGNVLGKGYTAGVGMSIGTAFGRIAGTQAAAAARGRHNAEARYEAA from the coding sequence ATGGTCGACGTCTTGGTGGTGGGAGGGGGCAACGCGGCGCTGTGCGCGGCCCTGATGGCGCGCGAGGCCGGCGCCAGCGTGCTGCTGCTGGAAGCGGCGCCGCGTGAATGGCGCGGCGGCAATTCGCAGCACACGCGCAATCTGCGCTGCATGCACGATGCGCCGCAGGACGTGCTGGTCGAGGCCTATCCCGAGGAAGAATACTGGCAGGATCTGCTCAAGGTGACGGGCGGGCTGACCAACGAGCATCTGGCGCGCCTGGTCATCCGCGAGTCCTCCACCTGTAGGGACTGGATGCGCCGCCATGGCGTGAACTTCCAGCCGCCGTTGTCCGGCGCGCTGCACGTGGCGCGCACCAACGCCTTCTTCATGGGCGGCGGCAAGGCCCTGGTCAACGCCTACTACCGCAGCGCCGAGGCGCTGGGCGTGCAGATCCGCTACGACGCGCCGGTCGACTCGCTGGAGCTGGACGGCGGGCGCTTCGTGGCGGCGCGCATCGGCGATGAACGCATCGAGGCGCGCGCCTGCGTGCTGGCGGCTGGCGGCTTCGAGTCCAACCGCGAGTGGCTGCGCGAGGCCTGGGGCCAGAACGAGCGCGGCGAATGGCCGGCCGACAATTTCCTGATCCGCGGTACGCGCTACAACATGGGCGTGCTGCTGAAGTTCATGCTGGACGCGGGGGCGGACAGCATCGGCGATCCGTCGCAGTCGCATTGCGTGGCCATCGACGCGCGCGCGCCGCTGTATGACGGCGGCATCTGCACGCGTATCGACTGCGTGTCGCTGGGGGTGGTGGTCAACCGGGAGGCCAGGCGCTTCTATGACGAGGGCGAGGACTTCTGGCCCAAGCGCTACGCCATCTGGGGCCGCCTGACGGCCATGCAGCCGGGCCAGATCGCCTATTCCATCATCGACGCCAAGGCCGTCGGCCGCTTCATGCCGCCGGTATTCCCCGGCGTGCAGGCGGACACCTTGCCGGAACTGGCCGTGAAGCTGGGCCTGGATTCGGCGATCTTCGAGCAGACCCTGAACGACTACAACGCGGCCTGCCGTGTCGGCAAGTTCGACCACACCGCGCTGGATGACTGCCATACCGAGAACCTGGCGCCCGCCAAGACGCACTGGGCGCGGCCCATCGATAGCGCGCCGTTCTATGGCTATGCCTTGCGGCCCGGCATCACGTTCACCTATCTGGGGCTGAAGGTGGACGACACCGCCGCGGTCCGTTTCAACGATGTGCCCAGCGACAACCTGTTCGTCGCGGGCGAAATGATGGCCGGCAATGTGCTGGGCAAGGGCTACACGGCCGGAGTGGGGATGTCCATCGGCACGGCCTTCGGCCGCATTGCCGGTACCCAGGCCGCCGCCGCCGCGCGCGGCCGGCACAATGCGGAAGCACGATATGAAGCAGCTTGA
- the tcuB gene encoding tricarballylate utilization 4Fe-4S protein TcuB: MKQLEALAREAQSFSGPGPAMTEQAIQWHGTKPQSAALTDDEAEVARVMQICNACRYCEGFCAVFPAMTRRLEFGKADINYLANLCHNCGACLHACQYAPPHEFAVNVPQSMARVRMQTYTDYAWPPALGKLYKRNGLALSLATAAGLALFLALAALMGGGLFHEPMAGNFYAIFPHNTLALMFGAVFGLALLALGVGVTRFWRDVSPGAASGVAVAEAAHDALRLRYLDGGHGKGCNNADDAFTLWRRRFHHFTFYGFMLCFAATSVATLYHYALGLEAPYPFWSAPVLLGTAGGIGLLIGPAGLLWLNLKRHPQQGDAAQKPMDRGFIALLFLTSATGLALLAGRDGGAMALLLAIHLGVVMALFLTLPYGKFAHGIYRSAALLKWAIEKRQPNKLQLGSD, encoded by the coding sequence ATGAAGCAGCTTGAAGCCCTGGCCCGCGAGGCCCAGTCTTTTTCCGGTCCCGGCCCCGCGATGACGGAACAGGCCATTCAATGGCATGGCACCAAGCCCCAGTCCGCCGCGCTGACGGATGACGAGGCCGAGGTCGCCCGCGTCATGCAGATCTGCAACGCCTGCAGGTACTGCGAAGGATTCTGCGCGGTATTTCCCGCCATGACCCGCCGCCTGGAATTCGGCAAGGCCGACATCAACTACCTGGCGAATCTGTGCCATAACTGCGGCGCCTGTCTGCACGCCTGCCAGTACGCGCCGCCGCACGAGTTCGCGGTGAACGTGCCGCAATCCATGGCGCGTGTGCGGATGCAGACCTATACCGATTACGCCTGGCCACCCGCGCTGGGCAAGCTGTACAAGCGCAATGGCCTGGCCTTGTCGCTGGCCACGGCCGCGGGTCTGGCGTTGTTCCTGGCGCTGGCGGCGCTGATGGGGGGCGGACTGTTCCACGAACCCATGGCCGGCAACTTCTACGCCATATTCCCGCACAACACGCTGGCGCTGATGTTCGGCGCGGTGTTTGGCCTGGCCCTGCTGGCCTTGGGCGTGGGCGTGACGCGCTTTTGGCGCGACGTCAGCCCGGGGGCGGCGTCCGGCGTCGCAGTGGCCGAGGCCGCGCATGACGCCCTGCGTCTGCGCTATCTGGACGGCGGGCACGGCAAGGGCTGCAACAACGCCGACGACGCCTTCACGCTGTGGCGCCGGCGCTTCCATCACTTCACGTTCTACGGCTTCATGCTGTGTTTCGCCGCCACCAGCGTGGCCACGCTGTACCACTACGCGCTCGGGCTAGAGGCGCCGTATCCGTTCTGGAGCGCGCCAGTGCTGTTGGGCACGGCAGGCGGCATCGGCCTGCTGATCGGACCGGCCGGCTTGCTGTGGCTGAATCTCAAGCGCCACCCGCAGCAGGGCGACGCGGCGCAAAAGCCCATGGACCGCGGATTCATCGCCTTGCTGTTTCTCACCAGCGCGACGGGGCTGGCGCTGCTGGCCGGCCGCGACGGCGGCGCGATGGCGCTGCTGCTGGCGATCCACCTGGGCGTGGTGATGGCGCTGTTCCTGACGCTGCCTTACGGCAAGTTTGCCCACGGCATCTACCGCTCGGCCGCGCTGTTGAAGTGGGCCATCGAAAAACGCCAGCCCAACAAGCTGCAATTGGGCTCGGATTGA
- a CDS encoding Bug family tripartite tricarboxylate transporter substrate binding protein: protein MFRTSLLARAALAACLLPALPAAQAQSFPSKPITLVVPHSAGGTSDILARTVAAEAAKTLGQTIVIDNKGGANGTIAAKQVATSAPDGYTLLLATASTHGINPSLYSRISYDAVKDFTPVTLLATVPNVLVVGKQVQAANVQELVAYIRSQGDKINMGSAGAGTPGHLAGEMFKSAAKLQFTHIPYKGGSPAITDLIGGQIDFMFTTIPGVLPHVKAGTLRALAVTSPQRSPAMPDIPTMAQSGLPGFQAVSWHGIVAPAGTPDAVVATLNQALSAALAAPAVKQRLMEEGAQASSLNTAAFGAFIQSEIAAWAKAVKDSGATAN from the coding sequence ATGTTCCGTACTTCCTTGCTGGCGCGCGCCGCGCTGGCCGCCTGTCTGCTGCCGGCCTTGCCGGCGGCGCAAGCCCAGTCCTTCCCCTCGAAGCCGATCACGCTGGTGGTGCCGCATTCCGCCGGCGGCACTTCGGACATCCTGGCGCGCACCGTCGCGGCCGAGGCTGCCAAGACCTTGGGGCAGACCATCGTCATCGACAACAAGGGCGGCGCCAACGGCACCATTGCCGCCAAGCAGGTGGCGACGTCCGCGCCGGACGGCTACACGCTGCTGTTGGCCACCGCCAGCACGCATGGCATCAATCCGTCTTTGTACTCGCGGATTTCCTACGATGCGGTGAAGGACTTCACTCCCGTCACGCTGCTGGCCACGGTCCCCAATGTGCTGGTGGTGGGCAAGCAGGTGCAGGCCGCGAACGTGCAGGAACTGGTCGCCTACATCCGTTCGCAGGGCGACAAGATCAACATGGGATCGGCCGGCGCGGGCACGCCGGGGCATCTGGCGGGCGAGATGTTCAAGAGCGCCGCGAAGCTGCAGTTCACGCATATTCCCTACAAGGGCGGCAGCCCGGCCATCACCGACCTGATCGGCGGCCAGATCGACTTCATGTTCACCACCATTCCCGGCGTGCTGCCGCATGTGAAGGCCGGCACGCTGCGCGCGCTGGCGGTCACCTCGCCGCAGCGTTCGCCCGCCATGCCGGATATCCCCACCATGGCGCAATCGGGCCTGCCGGGCTTTCAGGCGGTGTCCTGGCACGGCATCGTCGCACCGGCCGGCACGCCGGACGCGGTGGTCGCCACGCTGAACCAGGCCTTGAGCGCGGCGCTGGCGGCGCCGGCCGTCAAGCAGCGCCTGATGGAGGAGGGCGCCCAGGCCTCCAGCCTGAACACCGCGGCATTCGGCGCCTTCATCCAGAGCGAGATCGCGGCCTGGGCCAAGGCGGTCAAGGATTCGGGCGCCACGGCGAACTAG